The Megalops cyprinoides isolate fMegCyp1 chromosome 10, fMegCyp1.pri, whole genome shotgun sequence genome window below encodes:
- the apoc2 gene encoding apolipoprotein C-II: protein MNKLLVITVLIALFSFGAQGFRVPRQAEEEEVVAGAPEEVVAEETVVGVPEEVVAEEAAAEVHEEVVAEAHEEVAPEEPAPEEPVPEEPVPEEPVAEVAPEEHAPEAVPDVVAPEEPEGPGPFTMAFDAIRHAWDTSVDTAHGWLETVRGLKLEEKAKSLYEDTANAVTTYSGILHDQMYHLIYSQ, encoded by the exons ATGAACAAGCTTCTGGTCATCACCGTGCTCATAGCTCTCTTCTCCTTCG GCGCACAGGGCTTCCGTGTGCCAAGgcaggctgaggaggaggaggtagtTGCCGGGGCGCCCGAGGAGGTGGTTGCTGAGGAGACGGTTGTGGGGGTGCCCGAGGAGGTGGTTGCTGAGGAGGCGGCTGCCGAGGTGCACGAGGAGGTAGTTGCCGAGGCGCACGAGGAAGTTGCTCCCGAAGAACCCGCTCCAGAGGAACCCGTCCCCGAGGAACCCGTTCCCGAGGAACCCGTCGCCGAGGTCGCCCCTGAGGAACACGCTCCCGAAGCTGTGCCAGATGTAGTCGCACCCGAAGAGCCTGAAGGACCCGGACCCTTCACCATGGCCTTCGACGCCATTCGCCACGCCTGGGACACCTCTGTGGACACAGCCCACGGCTGGCTGGAGACCGTCAGGGGCctgaagctggaggagaaggcCAA GAGCCTGTACGAGGACACCGCCAACGCCGTGACCACCTACTCAGGCATCCTGCACGACCAGATGTACCACCTCATCTACTCCCAGTAA
- the apoa2 gene encoding apolipoprotein A-II: MSWKLVVVTVLALQVSLCLCEVPEPEKELVEKYEELRGAFYKRLLSIYGKAKEVVGPMAEGLPQTQTVKEYIEELQAKPEVQSAVKIVTGVAQEVTPLVDKARTTVLGLYGHYVRPWAGSYLDQAISTFRAALHAVAPLE; the protein is encoded by the exons ATGTCTTGGAAACTGGTGGTAGTTACCGTCCTTGCACTCCAAG TGTCCCTATGCCTTTGCGAGGTGCCGGAACCAGAAAAGGAGCTGGTGGAAAAGTACGAAGAGCTGAGGGGGGCCTTCTACAAAAGGCTCCTGAGCATCTATGGCAAGGCCAAGGAGGTGGTGGGCCCCATGGCTGAGGGTCTGCCCCAAACCCAGACCGTTAAGGAATACATAGAGGAGCTGCAGGCCAAACCCGAAGTCCAGAGTGCCGTCAAGATCGTCAC GGGCGTGGCCCAGGAAGTGACACCGCTGGTGGACAAGGCTCGCACGACAGTGCTCGGCCTCTACGGACATTACGTCAGGCCCTGGGCTGGGTCCTACCTGGACCAGGCCATCTCAACCTTCAGGGCGGCCCTGCACGCCGTGGCGCCACTCGAGTGA
- the apoc4 gene encoding apolipoprotein C-IV, whose translation MVGKLMILVLVLVLQEFVPVLADQDDEAPMESKVWWVVERAGEAYQHVREAFEEVMDSIKTSDQWRTASDAVGALTDTRETLAKVRGHVKGYAEAYYSDHIKPVTDPYVKWASETTASVWDSVSGRWNRFWSV comes from the exons ATGGTGGGGAAGCTGATGATATTGGTGCTGGTTTTGGTGCTACAAG aaTTTGTGCCAGTGTTGGCTGACCAGGATGACGAAGCTCCCATGGAGTCGAAGGTCTGGTGGGTGGTGGAACGGGCAGGTGAAGCATACCAACATGTCCGGGAAGCATTCGAGGAGGTCATGGACTCCATCAAGACCTCTGACCAGTGGAGGACGGCCAGTGATGCCGTGGGTGCTCTGACTGACACCAG GGAAACGCTGGCTAAAGTCAGGGGACATGTGAAGGGCTACGCTGAGGCGTACTACAGCGATCACATCAAACCCGTCACTGACCCCTATGTCAAGTGGGCCTCTGAGACCACGGCCTCCGTCTGGGACAGCGTCAGCGGTCGCTGGAACCGATTCTGGTCCGTGTAG